The sequence ATCCCCTCGAAGATCGCTTTCAGGAATTCCGCGTCGTCCGCCGGGCGCGGCTTCATGCGCGGCATGAGCTCAGGATCGGCGATAGGGAAGCGCTCGCCCGGCTTCGTCAGCGGATAATAATCGAGCCCGGTAGCTGTCTCCGGATCGATCCGAAGCGAGAGTTCAGCTATCCGCTCGGCAGTGAAATGCGCCGCAAGTACAGCGCCACCGGTATTGGAGGCGCCGCCCGCAAGCCACATGTCGCCGATCCGGTGACTGTAGAGCCCGTATTCCGGGGCAAACAGCGGCCGGTCGGACAGCATCTTCACCGTCAATGTCGTGCCAAGCGCGCTGACGCCATCGCCCGGCCTGTCGGCCCCCGTTGCAAGAAACGAGGCGCAACCGTCCGTCGTACCCGCGACGACGACAACATCGCTCGACAGGCCGAAGGCGTCGGCAGCAGCGGGCGAAATCGTTGCGACAGGCGCACCCGCCGCCAGAACGTCCGGCAGCAGATCGACGCGCGCGCCCGTCCGCTCGATCCAGTCAGGCCAGGAACGGGACACCGGGTCATAGCCGGTCTTCAGCGTGTTGTTCTCGTCGGAAACGTCATAAAGACCGGTGAAATGCCCGGCCAGCCAATCCGCCTGGTGGATGACACGGAAGACGCCCGGCAGCGCCTGGAACGTGAGAAGCTTTGCGAGGCCCGAGGTCGCGCCATGCGCGGCGCTCTCCTTCGGGGCATGCGTAGCGATGCCGTCCAGGACAGCGCGGTCCGCGACCGGATCGTTATACATCAGCGGCGTGGCGAGCGGCGCGCCGTCGGCGGCAACCGGCAGCATGGTACCGGACGTACCGTCGATGCTGATCGCCCGCACCCGAATGGGATCGATTGCCACAAGCACATCGCCAAGCGTCGCCTGCAGCGCCTTCCACCAGGCGAGCGGATCGCGATGATCATCGGAAAAGGCGCTAAGCTTGGCAGCACCGGACGCGACGATCTCGCCGGCCTCGTTCATCGCGACCGCGCGGGCACCCGACGTGCCGATATCGATACCGATAACGAGCGCGCTTTCCCCGCTCATTGCAGCACCTGCCCGGCGAGATTCAACTGCTGGCGATATTTCTCCGCATCCCAACCAAGGAGCTCGGCGTTTTCCGCATCAGTGAGATAGCGTAGCCGTGCGCCCGCCGGAATGCGCGCCGTCACGTCCGAAAGGCAGCGCGCCATGGCAAGCGCGCCGGCGGTAATCTCCTTGAGCACCAGAACCCCCTTGCCCGGGAAGAGAAGAACCGGCGGAAGGTTCTGGCCGGCATCGCGAAATCCCTTCTCCAGCGAGAGAGCGCTGTCCCCCGGAGCGCCGATGACGGAGCCCTTGCCGAGAAAGATCACATGGTCCGGGTAGAGACTTCCGCCCGCGGCGATCTTGCAGCTTTCGAGATCCGTGGCGGCATCATGCAGCCTTCCGTCATCAGGCAGCCGATAGGCGCTGTTGAGCGCAAGGCGCCCGAGCGCGGCAAGATCGGGAGCCGCTGCCTTGCGCGCAGGCGACGCAAAGCGGCGGGACACCTCAGCGAGAAGCCACGCCGCGTCCTCGACCGTCTCGGCGGCAACGGCAAGCCCATGATTGCCTAGGACCAGCACCGATGTATCCTCATCGATCCGCTCGGCTATCGCTTTGGCGAGCGGCAGACCGGGCCTGGCATAGGGCACGAAAGCATAGGGGATGCCCTGAAGCCTTTCCGCGGCGATCGCCGCAGCATCGGTCTGCACCGCAGACGCGATCGTCTCGACGCAATGCACATGGATCACCACCTTTTGCGGCATCAGCGCATGAACCGTCGTCTCGATCGACGGCCGCAAGCCGGAAGGATTGAGCTCCGTGATCACGAAATCCTGGGCCTTCTCGGTTGCGGGATCGTCCCGTTCCAGGGCGTCGAGCAACGGATCGAGCGCGACCGGCACCATGACGTCGCGCGTGCGGGCATGGGCAAGCCAGAGGCCCGAGGCCTTGATCCAGAGCGTGCCGCCTTCCTTGATCGAGGTGTTGCCGCCCGCCCCCTGGACAAGCTCTGGATCTGCGCCGACGCGCGCCGAGAGATCCAGAAGCGCTTCGAATTCGGAGCTTCGCAACATCGCCTGCTCCTTTCTCACGCGGCCGCCTGCTGGCGTTCGATCCAGCCGGTGAATGCCCGCTTCTCCGCCGCACTCATATGCAGGCCGTGCTTCGTGCGGCGTTCGATCAGGTCTTCCGCCGTGCGCGCCCATTCGTTCTCGATGAGAAAGCGGGCTTCCCGTTCATAGAAGAGCCGACTGAAACTCACGCCCAGATCCTCGAGCGACGTCGCGGCGCCAATCAGCTCATACGTCCGGGTGCCGTAGAGCCGCGCATAATGCTTGGCGAGATCGGCGGGCAGCCAGTGGCAACGGGCGCGCATATCCGCGAGGAATTGGTCGAAATCGGCGTCGGCCATGTCGCCGCCCGGCAGCTGGGCACGCGCCGTCCAGGCGCTCCCCATCTTCGGGAAGAAGGGTTTTAGCCGCTCCAGCGCATGTTCGGAAAGCTTGCGGAACGTGGTGATCTTTCCGCCGAACACGGATAGCAGCGGCGCCTCTCCATTCGCGGCATCCAGCTCGAAAATATAGTCGCGCGTCACCGCCGAGGGATTTTCGGCGTTGTCGTCATAGAGCGGGCGCACACCGGAGAAGCTGTGAAGGATGTCGTCTTCGGTGAGCTGCTGCTTGAAATAGCGGTTCACCGATTTCAGCAAATAGCTGATTTCGTTGCCGTCGGCCGCCACGTCCTCCGGCCGTCCCTCATAGGGGATGTCGGTGGTGCCGATCAGCGCCAGATCGTTCTGGTAGGGATTGATGAAGATCACGCGCTTGTCGGGATTCTGGACGAGATAGGCGTGCCTTCCCTCCCAGAATTTCGGCACGACGATATGGCTGCCCTTGACGAGGCGAACGCTGCGGTGCGAGTTCAGCCCGGCGATGCGGCCGATCACGTCATTGACCCAGGGGCCGGCCGTGTTCACCACGCAGCGCGCCTTGACCTCCGTCCTGGTCCCGGTTTGCGTGTCCGTCATCTCGACGTGCCAGAGACCCCCGCGGCGGCGAATGCTGCTGCAGGCGGTGCGGGTCAGGACCCGGGCACCCTTGTTCGCTGCATCGAGCGCGTTCAGCACCACGAGCCGGGCATCATCCACCCAACAATCGGAATATTCGAAAGCCTTGCCATAGCCCGGCTTGATCGCAGCGCCTTCAGGCGCCGTGCGTAAGTTGAGCGTCCGCGTCCCCGGCAGGCGCTTGCGGCCACCAAGGTGATCGTAGAGAAAGAGGCCGAGGCGGACCAGCCAGGCTGGCCGGTCGGCCGGATTGTGCGGCAGCACGAAGCGCATCGGCCAGATGATGTGCGGAGCGGTTTCAAGCAGCACTTCACGCTCGATCAGCGCCTCGCGCACCAGCCGGAACTCGTAATATTCAAGATAGCGCAGGCCCCCATGCACCAGCTTTCCCGAGCGCGAACTGGTGCCCTGCGCCAGGTCGTCCTTCTCGCAAAGAAGAACCGATAGCCCTCGCCCCG is a genomic window of Sinorhizobium numidicum containing:
- a CDS encoding FGGY-family carbohydrate kinase, whose translation is MSGESALVIGIDIGTSGARAVAMNEAGEIVASGAAKLSAFSDDHRDPLAWWKALQATLGDVLVAIDPIRVRAISIDGTSGTMLPVAADGAPLATPLMYNDPVADRAVLDGIATHAPKESAAHGATSGLAKLLTFQALPGVFRVIHQADWLAGHFTGLYDVSDENNTLKTGYDPVSRSWPDWIERTGARVDLLPDVLAAGAPVATISPAAADAFGLSSDVVVVAGTTDGCASFLATGADRPGDGVSALGTTLTVKMLSDRPLFAPEYGLYSHRIGDMWLAGGASNTGGAVLAAHFTAERIAELSLRIDPETATGLDYYPLTKPGERFPIADPELMPRMKPRPADDAEFLKAIFEGIASVEHLAYQRLVSLGGPALRSVRTVGGGAKNPGWAAIRARKLAVPFLPVLSEEAAAGAARLALSGAREAGVL
- a CDS encoding class II aldolase/adducin family protein — its product is MLRSSEFEALLDLSARVGADPELVQGAGGNTSIKEGGTLWIKASGLWLAHARTRDVMVPVALDPLLDALERDDPATEKAQDFVITELNPSGLRPSIETTVHALMPQKVVIHVHCVETIASAVQTDAAAIAAERLQGIPYAFVPYARPGLPLAKAIAERIDEDTSVLVLGNHGLAVAAETVEDAAWLLAEVSRRFASPARKAAAPDLAALGRLALNSAYRLPDDGRLHDAATDLESCKIAAGGSLYPDHVIFLGKGSVIGAPGDSALSLEKGFRDAGQNLPPVLLFPGKGVLVLKEITAGALAMARCLSDVTARIPAGARLRYLTDAENAELLGWDAEKYRQQLNLAGQVLQ
- a CDS encoding glycerol-3-phosphate dehydrogenase, which produces MTRRTGDKHVSTETGTYDLFVIGGGINGAGIARDAAGRGLSVLLCEKDDLAQGTSSRSGKLVHGGLRYLEYYEFRLVREALIEREVLLETAPHIIWPMRFVLPHNPADRPAWLVRLGLFLYDHLGGRKRLPGTRTLNLRTAPEGAAIKPGYGKAFEYSDCWVDDARLVVLNALDAANKGARVLTRTACSSIRRRGGLWHVEMTDTQTGTRTEVKARCVVNTAGPWVNDVIGRIAGLNSHRSVRLVKGSHIVVPKFWEGRHAYLVQNPDKRVIFINPYQNDLALIGTTDIPYEGRPEDVAADGNEISYLLKSVNRYFKQQLTEDDILHSFSGVRPLYDDNAENPSAVTRDYIFELDAANGEAPLLSVFGGKITTFRKLSEHALERLKPFFPKMGSAWTARAQLPGGDMADADFDQFLADMRARCHWLPADLAKHYARLYGTRTYELIGAATSLEDLGVSFSRLFYEREARFLIENEWARTAEDLIERRTKHGLHMSAAEKRAFTGWIERQQAAA